In the Salvia miltiorrhiza cultivar Shanhuang (shh) chromosome 8, IMPLAD_Smil_shh, whole genome shotgun sequence genome, CTTCCAATTTAACTGAACGTCTCAGTTCACGATGTCCTTTGTATTATCAGCGTCTTCCTTCAATTATACTAACTTTAGTCGAGCTTTGATCTTctaagtcttcagtcttcagtttcttCGGTCTTCAATATGGAGAAATTTCAGTTACCTGTAACCTTTAGTCTAGCTAAAAGATTGAActctaacagttgagttcaaaTACAGATGCTAGTCTAGGATAAGAGAAATCTAagggttttgggatcatcaaaattGGGATaggatatttcttctatttccCAACAGTTAGGCCAACATTAGGTGAATTTCCGATTGCCAACTGAGCTCTAGTTTTGCCGAAAGTCAaactcaggtgaaaattgcaacaaaaatataaattcatgtatttttttacttaattgaaagttcatgtgaaaattgcaactttttccaaagttcgtgtattttttggccatgaccctcatttaaaaaatacaaattttgatcatttttttacgttttaagactgttttgcccttaattaaggCGGATCAGATTCGAATTTGCGTGTGTATCAATttacttgaatttttttttctatcggtacttttggcactattacCTAGCCCGTGCACAAATTCGAATTCAGTCCGTCCTAATTAAGTgcaaaataattctaaaatataaaaaatgattagattttgtgtttttcaaatTAGTAATCAAaatttgtgtttccttctttaaAATAGCCACGCggatatattttttatatataatatattgctCAATGATGCAACTAATATTTATTTTCCAAAAGCTAAATATTGTTTGAAAAAAACAATTAAGAAGAAAAGTCGAAAATATTGTGTGCTACCATGCAGCATGTCATCAAATATTTAGAATTATCCTTTGTAATTACGATTAATCTCCAGAGTGTATATGAACCTTGGGTTTACTAAAAAAGTAGTTCAGTTCCAACAACGGGCTTTGGGCCAGGCCCAATTTTACTACCGAAACTATCCCTGATCTTGTAAGCCCAAAATGCTGCCGAGAACTTGggtcgccgccgccggcaatggCAACGAGCAGCGCGGCGACGGCGGAGGCGTCTTGTTACTTGCTTATTTACCGATAATTGAATTCTGAATTTTCTCAGCTGAGTGACTTCTCCTGATTCCTTTCGTATGTTTTGTCTTTCGCTTGTTTCTCGTATTCATAATGAATAAATGCTAGATTTTTAATGTTAATTGGGtacaggggcggagccagactttcgaCTCAGGgggtccaaattttttttttcaaaaaaataataattaaataaaaaaatttaaaaaataaataataataattaatataattataatgttatttaaattatatagcaagttaaaaaaaaataaacataattatttaaaaaaaaagtccaATATAACAATTAGCAAGCATATTAATAACCAAGCACAAGTTATATTGTAAAGTCAATACCCAAAATCATCATTTGCAAGCTCTACAGAAGCGGGGCAGAAAACTAGAAAAGTCTCAAATTATAGCATATATTTTCTTTAGAAAAGACATACCTTACCATTTAGCAACATTACCTTTGTTCTGTCACAATATACATAATACATCATACCAGAAATATTGTCTGTAAATgcatttgaattattattatagcAGATGAGATAACCACCACATTAATCGTCTAGCATCACTAAACTAGTACgataatttattgttttattttttggaagGACACTGGAATAAATTTATGTGAACATGAACTTCCCCCACACCCCTTAAATAAAACTAGAGTAACAGTGGGTAAGGAGCAAGGACTAAGGAACATGAACTTCCCCCACACCCCCTTGAATAAATTTATGTGAGCATTGAGCTATAATTGACCAAGAATAGGAAGCACAACATTTACTTGCGGAGCAACGAAAGGCAAATGAACCGATGGGTCTAGCGAAGTTAAAGATTGAAATTCGCAGAAGTTAGGGATTGGAATTCCAATTAgaaaaattagataaaattaatattttttattttttttaaatatatttgtaaaattactaaaatacccctGGGATTTTTGGAAATTCCAGGGGGGTCCAGTGACCCCACTgccccccctggctccgcccctgattGGGTACACATATTTTGTTTCTGCTTTGCTATTTGGATTGTGAGTTGCAATGGTCTTGAGGGAGATCTTGCATGCAGCTTTAGTTCATGCTTGTTTCATGTATCAGAGTATATTGTTCCAATCAGCTATTATTGGGATATTTATTGATCTCGATATTGCAGAATCTGGCTGATGATCTTCTAAATAGAGTTAACATATGTCTTATATATGTTGGGTTCTTGTTATTCTCTTATGCCTTTGAAATTTGGTTTGCaatgtataaaaaaatatgatatgTGTACTTTGCTCTTATGCTATTGTGTACAATATGTCACCTCGACTTAGAGTTTCTTCATCAAGTGTGTAACAATTTGAGCTGCCATCTTTGATCCTTAAATCTACACTACTATAGCTGCTAACCTGCTAAACTTCATTTGTTGATCATCATCTTCCTAAAATCTTTACCCTGTCTTGCTTCGTGGGCTCGTGTTTGACGTTGAGTAGTGAGAGGCTGGTGATACTGTTTTCAGAAAAGACTAATGAAAGATGAGGCTGATGTGTGTCTTGTGATTAAGTAAATGTTTAGAATCTCATCGACTCATTTCATTCAGACTCGGAATCAAGAAATAAAGTTACATGCAAACATCATTGCAGATTCAACTTACTTGCTCTCTTTTTTTGTGATTGATGCTGTAGTCTTTCTGTCCACCACCTTAACTGACTAATACTTGCACAACTAATCCtcaattatcattattattatgcttCTTCAAAAGAATGTTTGTCTTCCTTGCAAAACATCTCGCTCGAATGAGTGTCTCAGTCATGAAATTTTTTTCAGGAGCAATAAACTCCTTGTCTGAGTTGTGGGACACTCATTTGAGCAGGATGCTTTCCAATGAAGATACTCGTAATACCATATCATGTTTCTGAGAGGAACTCGGCCTATTTATACTTGTGCTCGGGGGTTTATCGAGTAAATAGTTGGCAGCTCAGTTACTCTTATCTTATTGTGAGAACTTTTAGCCTGTTATTGTTTAACTGAGAGGATATTAAAAAGGTTGGAAAACTATATTTCATTGTCTTTTGTTATGTCTCTTTAGAGATGCAGTACAGAGAATAATTGTACTTACAACAAGGTATTTGTCAGTACATCAAGTTAGTACCCTCCTTTTGCTACTATAAATACATGGATTTGTTGGACTAATTATGAAATAGATTCGATCTTCTCCCTCTTGAATTTGAGTTGTTAAGGTATGCGTTTACATAATCTTAGTTACCGTGTAATTTCTCTTCTACACTTACTGATGGTTTAATCTGCATCTTATTGTTTGAGGATAGCCATGGTTTTGGGGCCACTTATACTTTTCGCATGAGCTCTGAGCTTCGAGCAGCAGAGAGAATTGATTCAATAAGGTACTTTTCAGCATATTCAGCTCGCAGTTCATATGACCCATTGACACATGTCAATGAACTAAGCGATCCACTTATTGATCTTAGGTTTTCTTGAGACGCATATACTAAAAGTAAACGAGAAAAGGCAATGCCTTGTCCCAGAGTTTATTAAATCTCGACTTCTTTTAAACATTTTTGAACCAAACAAAAATAGAATGAAAATGCCATGTGATGTTGGTTAGTTTGTCACTTTTGTAGTACAGAAGTTTTTACTCTGATATATATGCCTTGAAGAATCAAGTTggcatttaattaattaaaagtttatagTACATACTTTCCATTTTTAATAGGTACATTCAGCATCTTCTACTTCATGCCTTCTTTATTAAATATGTCACCATCATCATGTGCTTACAGTAATTTACAGCTTCTCTTCCCTCTGCCTTGTTTTTTGAAAAGGGTATCATTATAGCTTACTTTCAATATCACCATGTTTGTCTTCTCAACGTGCATTCATATAATTAAGATGTGTGTCGTCACCATTCATCAATATACAACGGCTTCTTATCGGCGAAAAAGCTAACAAAATGAATCTAGAAACAGAGAGATTTTTATTGAGACAACCAAGCCATACATAGACATAATACACACTTGTCCGAAAGAATCCAATCATGGAAAAGATCAAAAGCCCTCCTCGTGATTCTTGTTTTTCATCTTCTAGCACCGAGGGTAATCAGCTGGAGGGTGGGGGAGGGTCTCGAGTGGTCCTTGCCCATTCTTGACAATAATTGCCACAGACAAACCCCATGATAAATGTATCTCCAGATGGCAATGCATAAACCAGACCCCTGCACCACATTCATAAAGTCTCATCAAGTTTGTCTCGGGCAATGATGCAGATGTCTGTGTTAGTATATGTGTCTAAGAGCGTGTGGATGTCTCGTAAATGTATTTTCTTATGCAGCATATATTTGATCCATCAATTTTCTGGTTATGCATAACATTATATTAGGTAAATAATCGATGCCAGGACTGATTTTAAGTAGATGCAATACCTGGATTATCAGCTGTAAATCTAATTGCTGCCCATCCACCAACAGGAACTCCAATGGTGTTCATGTAAGGCGGATCCATCAAGTTGAAATTAGCCGTATCCGGATTGTAGTTACCCGTGCCATACCCCACGACGTAGAAACTGTAGCCATGAAGATGAATTGGATGATTCTCAGTCGAGACAGTGCCAGTATCCTGCAAAATGAGTTGAACCCTTGTCCCATACTCAAGCACAAACAACCTCGTCCCATTCATCGCGTTGGTGTCATTAGGAGCATTGTTAGGCGCCCCGTTAACAAAATCGTAAAATTTTAAGGGTGCCCCGGGGAAATCATCAGTGAAGTAGCCAGCTTTATCCCTGTAATAAGCTTCTAAAAGTGAAACATTAGGTCTAATGAAACTTATATTGTTCATGGAAGCAGCAAACACCCCACCATTAGTGCCTTGGCAGTTTTTCTTGGGGTTTTTTCTATTACACTTATTCACATTCACACCTATGGTGACAAACAAGTTCTTGTCAATTACTTTAGGAACATCCGAGGTGTTGAGGCCCCGGAGCCCGTCCATTACAGTTTTAACGGCAAGATTGTCGTTGAAACTAGGTAGCATGGCTGGTAAAGATATGCTGTTTGGTGTTGCACCTAGGTACTGAAAATATCCTACTGAGGTTATGTTCTGAAACGGTACGTTTCTTGCAGACATGTATGGCCCGACAGCCATGGAGTATCTACTTATGGGCTGATCTGCTGTGACGAGGACGTTGAGGGTCTGGCCCGGCGCGAGCATCACCTTGTCGGTGTGGAGCGCCTTTGTGTACTCTGCATCTGCTTCGACTATGGTGAGCTTGTGATTAGCAATTGCAAAGAAGTTTTCTGTGTTCAATCCCGCGTTGATCAACCTC is a window encoding:
- the LOC130997331 gene encoding laccase-6; the encoded protein is MAVTTTALVCALLSLLSISHSVHGIKRWPGGASTRFYDFKVQTKRVTKLCNSKEIVTINEMYPGPVVYAQEDDRLIIRVSNLTPHNATIHWHGVRQRLSCWSDGPSYVTQCPIQPGQTFSYEFTLVQQKGTFFWHAHVSWLRATVYGALIVYPRPGVPYPFPYPYQEHIVILGEYWLRDPLKIEQAVLASGGGAPIADAYTINGHPGPNYNCSVNDVYRMNVVPGKTYLLRLINAGLNTENFFAIANHKLTIVEADAEYTKALHTDKVMLAPGQTLNVLVTADQPISRYSMAVGPYMSARNVPFQNITSVGYFQYLGATPNSISLPAMLPSFNDNLAVKTVMDGLRGLNTSDVPKVIDKNLFVTIGVNVNKCNRKNPKKNCQGTNGGVFAASMNNISFIRPNVSLLEAYYRDKAGYFTDDFPGAPLKFYDFVNGAPNNAPNDTNAMNGTRLFVLEYGTRVQLILQDTGTVSTENHPIHLHGYSFYVVGYGTGNYNPDTANFNLMDPPYMNTIGVPVGGWAAIRFTADNPGVWFMHCHLEIHLSWGLSVAIIVKNGQGPLETLPHPPADYPRC